The genome window GACTCATGGCGATCCCACTTGTAGGCGAAGCTGCGTAAGGAAAAAATCGATATTGACAAGTGTAGTTGTATAAATTCGCTGGCAAATTGTAAGGAGACTTGGGTAATTTCTGACCTAAAGGTACTCCGTTTTTATCGATACATTCTAGCAAGTGGTAGAGCATTACATAGGAATTCTCTACCATTTTACTCAACAGTATATTACAGATTTCCTGAACCTTGTTTGCATAGAAAATATCATCTGAATCTAAGAAGAAAATGATATCTCCTTGTGATGCTGCAAACCCAGCATTAAATGCAGAAGCTTGTCCGCCGTTTTTCTTTATGATAGAAATAATTTGACTACCATATTGGGCAATGACTTGTGGTGAGTCATCAGTTGAGCCATCATCAACAACAATAACTTCAGTGCGAGAATACGTTTGGTTAAGGGCACTATCGATAGCTTCTTTTAAGTAACAACTATAGTTATAGTTGTTGATAATTATACTTACTAGCGGAAGCTGGCTGTCAGCATTCATGAGTCTAGCTATCCAAGTAAGGAATTTAAGATGTTCGTATTCCTAATCTTTTCCCAATTCGCGGTAAAATTTCATTGGGTTTTTTTGAAAAATATTCGAGTCGTTTTTCAGCTTTATAATACTCGCGTTTGACGGCGACTAACCCTTGCTTATATACAGGAAGTTTTCGCAAATATTTCTGCATTAATTGCCGCAAGCGGATAGCATTTTGACCGCTATTGATATCATTAACTGTTTTTGTGCCTGAGATTTGACGATAATTGCCCCAAATCTCATCGACATATTTCACGTTTGCTACTTGTACAGCTTTTAGAAGAAAATCGACATCCATAGCATAGTGTTCATCAACTTCATAAAGTCCTACTTTTTCATGAAGTGATTTGTGGTAAAAATAAGCCGATGGATTAAAAGGAAATGGGTTAATGTTGTAGCCAACTAAAAGATCAGTAATTTTCAGTCTTTTTGGTCTATTGATTCGTTTTAGATTGTTATCATCATCGAGAATATTGCAGTTACCAACAAGTAGACTCGGTTCCGGTAACTTGTCAAAGATTGCTGATATGCGATTTAACACATTAGGCTCATAGAAATCATCAACATTGAGGATTGCAATAATATTGCCTTTTGTCATGGCAATTCCTTTATTCATTGCATCTGATTGTCCTCGATCTTTTTCTGATATCCAACGAATATGTGGATAAGATTGAGCAGACTTTTTGATAATGTCTACCGTCGCATCAGTTGACCCACCGTCAACAATAATATGCTCTATATTTGAGCATTTCTGGTCAACAACAACTTTAATACAATCTTTGATGTATTTTTCGCCATTGTACACTGGCGTAATGACGCTGATCATGGGTATGTTTTGTCGCTTTCTTTTAGAGATTCGTGTTTGTATGTGATATTACTGATGCTGCACAACACTTATACCACAACCAGGCATCAATAGTTAAAAAATAATAAAGCCACGCACAACAAGTGCTATGGCTTGGCTGCAACACTAGATTTATCTTCGAGTTGTTATTGGTGCATTCTCTTCTACAGGGAAGTTCTTTTCGTTGGCGTACTCCTTCGCATAGTAGAAGTAGCTGTCTGACTCGTTTTCGGGAATAACACCATTGACAACTAAGCCGAGGACATTTTGTCCTGATCGCTCTAATGATTCTTTAGCAGCGGCTGCACTTGAAGAGTCTAAAACACCAGGGCGTGCTACTAATAAGACACCGTCTGTCATTTTACCGAGCGTCACAGCGTCGGCTGCTAAGACTAAGGGTGGTGCATCAATGATGACAAAGTCATAGTTATTTGTGAAGTATTGCACCAATGAAGCCATCCGTTTTGAGTCGAGAAGTGCCATAGGATTGGGAGGAATGACTCCTGCACTGAGCACGTCAAGTTTGGGGATCACTTCTGTAACGACTGACTCAAACTCAGCTTGCGAGACAATCACATCACTTAAGCCTGCAGCGTTTGTCAACTCCCAAATATGGTGTTGTAGCGGATGACGCATATCTGCATCAATCAGTAATACCTTACGACCAAGCTGTGCCATAGCAGCAGCTAAATTAGCAGATACAGTTGATTTACCTTCCTTAGGAACAGCACTTGTGACAACAATCACCTTCAGTGGCTTATCTGAACTGAGAAATTTTAGGTTGGCTTGCAGCATTCTGTACGCTTCGCTGATTGGCGATCGCGGTAGATTAATCACCGGTAACTCAGGAATTGACCATTCTTGATTGCGCCGGTTGGCATAACGTTTGCCAAAGTAAGGAATTGTCCCTAATAGCGTATAGTCGAGTCTTTCACGAGCTTCGCGTAAGGTTTTAACAGAGCGATCGCTTAATTCTAAAATGCATATTGTCAGAATTGCTAATATGAGCGCTAACACGTTGCCTAACGCTAAAATCATCGCTCTTTTGCGCACTGATGAGTTTTCTGGCACAGTTGCAAATTCAATGATTCGGGCATTACCCATATTTTGGTTTTCAGCTACCCTAACCTCTTGTAATCTCCGCAACAAAGTTTCGTAGGTAGATTGGGCAGCTTCTAAACGTCGCTCTAATTCTCTTTGCGTTTGTTCTAGTCGAGGCAGAACATTGATTCTTTGCCGGTAGGCACTATAGGTGTTATTAAGTGAACTGAGACGACTTGTTAAACCTAAGCGCTGAATCTCTGAATTAACATAATTTTGTGTCAATTCCTGCCTAATTTCACCCATTTGTAAATTGCTAGGTGAAACTTCCGTTGCTGCTGCATTGCCAATTGCGCCTTGTACGCGCTCTTCTAGTAAAGCTCTTAAGGCATCTCTCCGTTCCTGTAAGCCTAAAATTGTGGGATGCTCTCCAACAAAGCGAGTTTGCTGTACAGCTAATTCGGCTTCTACTTGTTGATATTCGGTGAGAACTTTTTGTATTCCTGGCGATTGATTCAGTGATGTGAGCGTAATTCCTTCTTGGGGATTCATGCCCACTTGTTGTTGAAGGGTTGCGCTTCTTGTTGTTGTGTCTGCGAGTTGAGCCTGAGTTTCCGTAATTTGATTTTCTAGTTGCTTGACTGCTGCTACTGCTGTTTTTGCCTCTTCATCTAAAGCAACAACTTGATTTTGTTCTTTGAATTGACGTAGTGCTAGTTCGGCTTGGCGCACTGTTGCTTCCATCTGCGGCAATTGCTTAGCAATAAATTCTCCTGCCGCCGATGCTTCGGCTCTGTTTGTGATGATATTGTTTTCTATGTACAAATTCATCACTTTGTTAACAACTGCAGCCGCTTCTTCTGGATCTTCGCTTTGATATGATATCTGCAACACATCTGTCAAAGGAACATTTTTGGCGTTAATTCTAGTTGCCAGTGTCTGTGGCTTCATTAATGAACCACCACTGTTTCTCAGATTAAGTGCCGAGATCGTTTTTTCTACAAAAGGTACAGAACGAATAATCTCTATTTCTGTATTCAGAGGATTGGCTTTTGTTGCTATTGCTTCTAGCTCGCCAACGTTAATATCTTTTAAACCAGAGATTGCTGTCGTTCTATCCGCTCTTTTGAATAAGAGCTTGCCTTGCGCTTCGTATACAGGTCGTTGCATTGAAGCAAGTGCGGCTGCTGCAGCTACAACAACGCCAAATACACCTGCCGCAGGTAACCAGCGCCGTTTTAAAATCAACCAAACTCTTTTCAGGTCTATGTCGATAGTTTCGTTAGATTCCATAACCGACTCATCCATATATAAAGGGCGGACAGGTGTGTTTTGCCAATCAGCCTATCGTAGCTTTTTAAAAATGTCCACGTTGTACTGTGATCAGCTATACACTACTACTAGTAAATTTTCCCCGTAGATCTGTGTAGATAATTATACCAGCTTGTTGAATTGAGAATGGGGAAACATTAAAAGATCATTATAGTTAATTCATTGCGTTTGTTTTTCTTGTACCTAAGACAAATTTACTCAAAATAAAGTAAAGGATGACAGCAGCGATAATACCGTTAATTGGCTTAATCCCTGGTGCAGTCCAGGCGATCGCTGAAGCGATAATATAGGCAATAATTCCTGCCCAGTTAAATGGTGGTTGGCTTTGATCTAACAACGGCGGAAATTGTCCTCTGCGTAACAACCAATAATCTGCCATGACAACACCTCCGATGGGAGGAATAAATGTGCCAAGCAAAATCAAGTAAGGAACTAGTAAATTATAAATTCCACCCCAAGCCAAGACTAAAGCAACAGTAGCACCACCTAAAACAAAGGCAGTACGCTTGTTGGTGCGAAACATATGCGCGCCTGCTACTGAAAAAGCGTAGATAGTGTTGTCTTGTGTTGTCCACATATTCAAGAACAACAGGATTAATCCCCAAAACAGCAATCCTTGCTGAGCCATGACTTGTACAATATCTTCGTTGCCATAGACTAAGGCACAAAAAGCACCACTAAAAATCAGCAAGCCATTGGCAAGGAAAAAAGCAGCCAAAGTACTCCAAAACGCTGTACGCCCATTCTTAGCAAAACGACTCCAATTTGTCGCTTGAGTTCCACCAGAAACAAAAGTACCGACAATAATCGTAATCGCTTCGCCAATTCCGAGTTGCTCTGTGGGGACAATTGCTTGTAAACCAGTTAATCCACCAACATCTCTTGTGGCGATCGCCAAACTCCAAAACATTAAAATCAGCATTGCAGGAACAGCAATCCGACTCAGCCAATCCATCGCCTGATAACCAATATAAGCAGTCGAGCAGAAAAAATATGTAAAGAAAAGGACAATCAACCAATTAAAAGAGCTGGGAACTCCAGCTAATTGATTGAGCAAGTCTGCCATTAATGCTGAACCCCAAGCATACCAACCAATTTGGGTAAAGCCCAACAGAAAATCTACCCAACGCGAGCCAACGCTACCGAAACTAAAGCGTGCCATCAGCACCGTACTTAAGCCACTACGCGCGGCGATGTAGCTGAGTAATCCTGCATAAAGACCTAACAGTAGATTACCTGCCACAATCAAACTGACTAGTTCGGGAAAGCGAAATGCTGGACCAACTCTACCTCCGGCGAATAAAGTCCCAGAATATAACGTAAATCCAATTAGCAAAGGAGCCAATGACCAGATCGATTTACGAGCGTCTAATGGGACAGCACTAAGAGGATAATCCTCATTAACTTGCGATCGCGCAGCTAGTTGTTCCGATGTGCTACTCATGAAAAACCACAAATTATTGTTGCAGATATCTTGACTCTGAGTGGCATCTAAGAACCGTATTCTAGTTGACCAAGAAGGAGCGAGGAGCGAGGGGAAAAGAAAAACATAGAGGAGAAAAGCAATTCTTTCAATCTTTTTACTCCCTCATCCCCTTGAATAGATGTAAACTAACTTGTGGAGACGGAAAGCTGCTTATACAGGCGAGCTGGGGGAGAAATTTTTACAACTAACGGCTACCCACTCTTTGACTCGCCCCTCGCCCCTCACTCCCACACTCCTTTTAAACAATTTCCCATTCCAGATTCTCTTGCTGTAAGAAATTATAGGTATCGTGGTCGTTAATATTGGTATCGCTGAGTTCTAGATTATAGAAATCGACGAAATCATGGTCAAAGTAAGGTCCAGCGTGCCAAGTACCAATTTCTAACTTAATAAAGCGATCGCCTGGAACTCGAAAAGCGGCAACTTTATCAAGATCTGGCTGTGCAGTATCACAGGGAGGTGCAACTGCTAGTAACCATTCTTTTCCTGCAAGTGAACCCAAACATTGAGTACATTTGAGGTGGCGGGTAATTGTCCGAAATTTACGCCCGCGTTGCTGCAAACGCATAATGTAGAAACGAGGAATGCCATTGTGCAATACTAACTGCGCATCAGTGGAGTCATAAGCTTTACCATCGCTCCTCGCAGAAATAACTTGACCATAAGACTGAAAGTTTTTTGGTGTAATCAATTGCGCGGTTAATCGGTTGAGCATAGCTGGAGCCATAAGTTAAACTCCTTTGTTAATCGCGATCGTCATGACTCAGTGAGTGCCAAACAGGCGATCGCCTGCATCACCTAATCCTGGCACAATATATCCACGATCATCTAATTTTTCGTCAATCGCAGCCGTATATATTGGGACATCAGGGTGTTGTTCGTGAAGGTACTCAATTCCTTCGGGTGCAGCAAGCAAGCAAACAAACTTCAAAGAAGCAGGATTCGTTGACTTCAAGCGCGTCACTGCAGCAGCAGCAGAGTGTCCTGTTGCTAGCATCGGATCGACAACTAACATATCGCGCTTATCGACATCGTGGGGTACTTTGAAATAGTATTCAACTGCGATCAGTGTTTTGGGGTCACGGTACAAACCAATATGTCCTACTCTAGCCGAAGGCATTAACTCTAACATTCCATCTAAAATTCCCTGCCCCGCTCTTAAAATTGAGACAATTACCAGCTTTTTATCTGGTGCGAGTACTGGCGCTTCCATTGTCGCTAAAGGCGTTTTAATCGTTTCAGTTTTGAGTGGGAAGTCTCGTGTCACTTCATAAGCTAACAACAAGCTAATTTCTTTTAAGAGGGTGCGAAATTTGGCTGTACTCGTTTCTGCTTTACGCATTAGCGTTAGCTTGTGTTGAATTAAGGGATGACTAATGACAGTTACTTCAGCTTGCATAAGGCGCTCAGATCAGGTTTTGAATAAATGGGATCATCTGTCTAATTGTCAATTGCCAGCCCCTAAAATACAGTGCCATCGCTGTCAATTTGAATCGGCGGAGTACCATTGCTTCTTAACTGTGCAGCCATTTTACGTCCTGCACTCCACGTTCCACCTTGGAGAACTTTAACCAGCGGTAATTCCTCAGCATTCATCCCCAACTTTGAACGGATGGTATCAGCAATATAATCCAATGAAATCACCGTTAAAGCTCGCCACTCAACAATGATTTCTGAATCTACTGAATGTCGGTGTTGTAATACGTCTGAATGTTTAGGCTGCAACAGTCCGAGATCGAGACATAAACCACCATTGCGGTACTCTGGCAATCCAGTTAAAGCATCTAGTCCAGTAATTTCTAAGCCTAGTTCTTGCAGGGGTTCTAGTAAAGAATAAGTTAGCCACTGCGAAAGTTTGTGAAAAGGTACTAATCCTGAACTCAAATTTTGA of Gloeocapsopsis sp. IPPAS B-1203 contains these proteins:
- a CDS encoding glycosyltransferase; its protein translation is MNADSQLPLVSIIINNYNYSCYLKEAIDSALNQTYSRTEVIVVDDGSTDDSPQVIAQYGSQIISIIKKNGGQASAFNAGFAASQGDIIFFLDSDDIFYANKVQEICNILLSKMVENSYVMLYHLLECIDKNGVPLGQKLPKSPYNLPANLYNYTCQYRFFPYAASPTSGIAMSRALAEQIFPIPEQGVLTSADEFIVRPALLIGEVYGVDQVLAKYRLHNANNWYGKSKVKNKEFIFKIESFLNSKLKEHNKKPVVSYFDSMDARNYYLLNGSSKDLFMLLLKIPTWGINKKTVKFGLKTALLAINLSFKQART
- the upp gene encoding uracil phosphoribosyltransferase: MQAEVTVISHPLIQHKLTLMRKAETSTAKFRTLLKEISLLLAYEVTRDFPLKTETIKTPLATMEAPVLAPDKKLVIVSILRAGQGILDGMLELMPSARVGHIGLYRDPKTLIAVEYYFKVPHDVDKRDMLVVDPMLATGHSAAAAVTRLKSTNPASLKFVCLLAAPEGIEYLHEQHPDVPIYTAAIDEKLDDRGYIVPGLGDAGDRLFGTH
- a CDS encoding polysaccharide biosynthesis tyrosine autokinase yields the protein MESNETIDIDLKRVWLILKRRWLPAAGVFGVVVAAAAALASMQRPVYEAQGKLLFKRADRTTAISGLKDINVGELEAIATKANPLNTEIEIIRSVPFVEKTISALNLRNSGGSLMKPQTLATRINAKNVPLTDVLQISYQSEDPEEAAAVVNKVMNLYIENNIITNRAEASAAGEFIAKQLPQMEATVRQAELALRQFKEQNQVVALDEEAKTAVAAVKQLENQITETQAQLADTTTRSATLQQQVGMNPQEGITLTSLNQSPGIQKVLTEYQQVEAELAVQQTRFVGEHPTILGLQERRDALRALLEERVQGAIGNAAATEVSPSNLQMGEIRQELTQNYVNSEIQRLGLTSRLSSLNNTYSAYRQRINVLPRLEQTQRELERRLEAAQSTYETLLRRLQEVRVAENQNMGNARIIEFATVPENSSVRKRAMILALGNVLALILAILTICILELSDRSVKTLREARERLDYTLLGTIPYFGKRYANRRNQEWSIPELPVINLPRSPISEAYRMLQANLKFLSSDKPLKVIVVTSAVPKEGKSTVSANLAAAMAQLGRKVLLIDADMRHPLQHHIWELTNAAGLSDVIVSQAEFESVVTEVIPKLDVLSAGVIPPNPMALLDSKRMASLVQYFTNNYDFVIIDAPPLVLAADAVTLGKMTDGVLLVARPGVLDSSSAAAAKESLERSGQNVLGLVVNGVIPENESDSYFYYAKEYANEKNFPVEENAPITTRR
- a CDS encoding ureidoglycolate lyase: MAPAMLNRLTAQLITPKNFQSYGQVISARSDGKAYDSTDAQLVLHNGIPRFYIMRLQQRGRKFRTITRHLKCTQCLGSLAGKEWLLAVAPPCDTAQPDLDKVAAFRVPGDRFIKLEIGTWHAGPYFDHDFVDFYNLELSDTNINDHDTYNFLQQENLEWEIV
- a CDS encoding glycosyltransferase family 2 protein; translated protein: MISVITPVYNGEKYIKDCIKVVVDQKCSNIEHIIVDGGSTDATVDIIKKSAQSYPHIRWISEKDRGQSDAMNKGIAMTKGNIIAILNVDDFYEPNVLNRISAIFDKLPEPSLLVGNCNILDDDNNLKRINRPKRLKITDLLVGYNINPFPFNPSAYFYHKSLHEKVGLYEVDEHYAMDVDFLLKAVQVANVKYVDEIWGNYRQISGTKTVNDINSGQNAIRLRQLMQKYLRKLPVYKQGLVAVKREYYKAEKRLEYFSKKPNEILPRIGKRLGIRTS
- the codB gene encoding cytosine permease, with protein sequence MSSTSEQLAARSQVNEDYPLSAVPLDARKSIWSLAPLLIGFTLYSGTLFAGGRVGPAFRFPELVSLIVAGNLLLGLYAGLLSYIAARSGLSTVLMARFSFGSVGSRWVDFLLGFTQIGWYAWGSALMADLLNQLAGVPSSFNWLIVLFFTYFFCSTAYIGYQAMDWLSRIAVPAMLILMFWSLAIATRDVGGLTGLQAIVPTEQLGIGEAITIIVGTFVSGGTQATNWSRFAKNGRTAFWSTLAAFFLANGLLIFSGAFCALVYGNEDIVQVMAQQGLLFWGLILLFLNMWTTQDNTIYAFSVAGAHMFRTNKRTAFVLGGATVALVLAWGGIYNLLVPYLILLGTFIPPIGGVVMADYWLLRRGQFPPLLDQSQPPFNWAGIIAYIIASAIAWTAPGIKPINGIIAAVILYFILSKFVLGTRKTNAMN